tcgaaatgcttgcacaagtccacgagccaatcgtcagcatcagttgcctcaacacaattactgaaagtctttggcccgttagcaaggaactgtttgagtgtagcaaagtgattctgattgttgccttggttgcctttgttcgcttgattgcgctcttgaagaatttgcatgatcaactgcgtgtttgcattggttgcggccatcacagcttgccatgcctccggaggagggggaggtggtggcggatcaggattcggagtcgtgcgcgttggaggagccatcctgaagaggttgacatccatcagcacattgatagacaaatattgaagctgaatccaacggaatgaaaattgcaacatatagtcttcacatccgaacaaaatgaacgaatgcattccactagaaatggtcacatatccattaattgagaagccacttagaatttaggtagaggaataaatcaaccaggtacggatcaagaacgaatactcggtaagaaatcccaatctcaaaccaaatatccgtggaacaagaactagagctacaagaattcccacctatgaaactcccgaacctttccggttatgcaatcaggtgttggggatacaggggaagcataatatctcacccaaatctagcaaatcctacatccagctgtatccatccttcaacacataaccgagaaaaacttcggaaaccatctacctcaaccttcgaaaagcatccgttatacaagttatggcaatactcccgaactcccgccccagtactggttggcgtcgaggttatctcaccaacaactgcataaaagagattttcgatgtcggcgtactaaactcaggtattccagaactgcaacgataaaattgtgacgacaacacctcggagctcaactccccgggacactaccacaacccctaaatgacaggaggcaccaagaaccatgttctcgtcacaaaaccattggaacgattccaagatacccgcgtgatcctaaaaaaaatttagtgaaatttgagaagagaagagtcaaaactctacgtcaggatgccttaccagagcgatgaggagacttggaagtaaaaagaattcctaaactctccgatatataattcctaaatgactcaaaacatttttctagactcaacaacggctgctaaaaacgatcaagcagcgggggctcctaaggtcggggaaggctctgattaccaacttgtaacgccctcgatgcggctatatctcctacgtgtcgaagcacgacttagaggcataaccgcattgaaagcatgtcgcaagtaaggcaatcttcacaacatcccatgtaatatagataataaaaggggaaggtacatagttggcttacactcgccacgtcaatcaaagtacataaatagcactacatcatccaaacactcatggcccggctacggtgccaaaataaaagatcaacccaacatgcgacacgaccccgatcgccccaactgggcaccactactgatcatcagtgaaagacacatagtaacggcgtgagtcctcgtcgaactcccacttgagctcaagcgcgtcatctggaacggagtcatcaggccctgcatctggtttggaagtaatctgtgagccacagggactcagcaatctcgcaccctcgcgatcgagactatttaagcttataggtaagacaaggtaatatgtgtggagctgcagcaagcgactagcatatatggtggctaacctgttcgtaaaagagagcgagaagagaaggcaaagcgcgaacgaataactagagaacaacctgcggcaagcattactccaacaccgtgttcacttcccggacttcgctgagaagagaccatcacggtaactcacacagttgattcattttaattaattttagattcaagttatctacaactggacattaacaaattcccatctacccataaccgcgggcacggctttcaaaagttcaaatccctgcaggggagtcccaacttagcccatgacaagctctcatggtcaacgaaggaatagaccttctcccgagacattccgatcagactcggcatcccggttctacaagacaactccgacaatggtaaaacaagtccagcaacaccacccgctgtgccgacaaatcccgataggagctgcacatatctcgttctcagggcacaccagataggctaagcatacgggagccaacgtaacccaagttgccaagggacggccccgcacggtgctctaggttggaccaacgctcagaggagcactgacccgggggtttaaaataagatgacccttgtgTCTGCGAaatccaagggaaaaggctaggtggcaaatggtaaaaccaaggttgggcattgctggaggagttttattcaaggcggactgtcaaggggttcgcattatcacccaaccgcgtaaggaacgcaaaatccgggaacataacaccgatatgacggaaactagggcggcaagagtagaaaaaaagactaggcgagaggccgagccttccaccctttaccaagtatatagatgcattaagataacaagataatataatgatatccaacaagtaaataatgttccaacaaggaacagtctccaatcttcacctgcaactagcaacgctataagaggggctgagcaaagcggtaacatagacaatcaacggtttgctaggacaaggtggttagaggtctgacatggcaatttgggaggcatgataagcaagtggtaggcatcgtagcataggcatagcaaaagagcgagcatctagcaaagcaaagatagaagtgatttcgagggtatgatcatcttgcctgcaaagttgtcagagttgactggatcctcgaaagcaaactcaacgggctccttgttagcgaactcgtctcccggctctacccaaacaagacaaacaagcaaacgggatACAATCAAGCacatgcaaagctcaaacaacatgatgcaattatggtatgctatgcgggatgcgatatgtgatgcatatgcaagatttgacaagggatgaatgaacctggcctcaacatggaaatccaagtatgccactggaaatgtgagatgatttcgcttgaaaatgatataaagatcaccggaatcggagtcacggtttggaaatggcaagtaattcaaatatggcaccggtctgcgatttacagcaagtagccatctaaatgcaacaagatgaacatgctacagcacccaaacatgacaacaaaatacatggcagggacccattcatgaagcttaacaaaagatgaacacttagctacggccaattcatcccttaacaggttcaaacaagcatggaaaaaatgcatttggtaaacagatttcagacttagtgaaattaacacttgtctggaattgcagatcaggtagcacactttggagcatgaaaactatatgctacagggcctgaacatggcaaagtaaagcatggcatggagctactgaaagagcttaacaaaagtcccttagtgaccttgagccaaaagagatcagaaaatacatttgcaagcatgtgaacatggcaaaaacataatcagatcacagacttagtgaaaaaccggaatatgcaaatcagatatcaagtaggcatgtttacgagctcgatgcactcactacagagcaagtcatgacaatataagcatacactcattaagaatacacattatacaagctacacatggcaagaacaataacatagcatgcacggatcaactacaacatcctcggcaaaatcactaacaagtagacaatctgcccaagattcacgaaatagcaaaaatagagcttgattgactcaaacTAGGatgctctataattgcaaacaaagacatggatggatagatcactacaatattaacaaaacatccttactaatcatcctcaaaagaggcacggatcactaggaaacaacatgaacatatggcatattgatataaACAGATctaggacttagtggaattgctaagtccctgaaatcagcattaacgaatgcaccactttgcaagcttgttctagtcaccacacacatcacaaaaatacatgggttgcacctatggaaagatggcaaagcatataacaaaacatatgtagagctcaggggcatatcatgcacacataaatcatgacaaaaatgacaaatatctaactggagcagcagatctgacaattatctcaagtagcactcttccaacagcatttcgggcatgaagatgaactcaaatgaaaatgatgcaatgatacgaaatggtgtactctctgagatgaacattttgatatgctatatgtccaaaacggagcaacggatgcggagatacaacatgatgaaaAACGCAAAATAGTTAGGTTTCGGGGCAAAAGTAAACCGATCCGAaatctggatccagatctggccCGGGAGCACTGTAGCAGCGGCGCGGCTGCCGAGGATCGCCGGattcgtcgccggagaagaagtcCAGCGGGGCAGAGGAGGTGCGGCCCGGGGTGGCCGTGGGCGTCGCCGGccacggcggcgagggcggcgtcggcggcgagtgGCGGCGCGGCCAGCAGGCGGTGAGGCAGCGGTCGGCGGCGACTTGCGATGCGCCAGCCGGCGAGTGCGGCAGAGAGGCGGCGCCGGGAGGGAGGAGGaagccggcgcgggcggcggtgcggcTGGGCCTCGCGGGGGCCCAGCTCGGGCTTGGCGGgccggcgatgtggggcgcggGCGGGGCGTATcaggcggcgacaagtggcggcggcggggtggaaatggacatgtccggccggacgaaaaaatgtccggcggcgcgtggagagggaggggactagggtttgcGCGAGGATTTctggggaggacctatttataggcataggagaagttaggagagtccaaatgaggtgcggttttcggccacgcgatcgtgatcgaatgctctagaagatggagagggttttgggccaaaatgaagGGGGTGTTgagatgcaacacacacgaggccttctcggtccctcggttaaccgttggagcatcaaacgaagtccaaatggtatgaaacttggcaggcggtctaccgatagtaaaccaaggccgcttggcaagtctcggtccaatccggaaatgtttaatccccacacacgaaagaaaggtaggaATAACCACCAGAgaagaacggagcgccggaatgcaaaacggacaacgggaaaaatgctcggatgcatgggacgaatacgtatgcaaatgcaatgcacatgatgacatgatataagatgcatgacaacaacaacaacaacaacatacggagacaaaaacccgaacccgagaaaataaaataacttaacgccggaaacggcaagagttggattacatattaggtaaatcatatccggggtgttacaaacaaACTCATGGATGTAGCCTCACGACCAACATATACACATTATCGAGTTTTTAAGTGTGAGTGATAGCTTCGAGTGGATTGATATATATTTTTGTCAGATCTTTGTCGATTGATGCGTAGGCTAGGCGACCAACACGTACACGCACAATCTCCTCCCTTTCTAAGGCTCGGTGCTCTGCAATGAATGGACTTAAACCTAGAATAATTTCAGGCAACTGATTATTAGCAAACACGGATTTTAAACTGATATAGTATGTGTTAAGTTTTACAAACAACCAACAAACTACTAGTACATGACACCAAAATGAAAATATTAGAGCATACATTGGATGCATCTATCTTGTTTTGTTATCTGCCAAATCACAAGTTCAAACGTATTTTCGCCGAATATAGAGAAGACATATACCCACACAACCAAATACGTAAAAATGATTCGATGAAATAGGATTAGCATAACCCGCCACATTCCTCATGACCACTCGTTGCTCATCCGCATCAAGCGGCGTGATGCTCTGCTCTTTCCTGAAGTAGCCGTGAGGATCTATCTGACGCTTGGCCATGGCGAGCCTCCTGAAGTTATCCTTGTAGTACTTCTCGCCCCAGAGCTTGCCGGCCTCGTAGCTCGTGACGTTGTCCGCTCCAACGACATTCTCGCCGAGGTCCAGGTCCCTGTAGTTCACGTACGCCTCCCTTGGGTTCTTGCTCAAGTGGGGCTCCATGAACGTGTAGACGCCCTGACCCACGTGGTCAACGCCGCACTGTCGCCGTCGGCAGCCCAGAAGTTCATGTACTGGATGCTGTACAGCACGCCGCCGCGGGCACGCGGGCGATGTTCCCGCCATAGGGGTCTAGGATCATGAGGCTGGTGTCTGGCCTCGCGAGCCAGGTCGCGAAGATTTCGTCCCACACTTGACACGTCGCTGGATATGGCATGCCAGAAGTAGTCACATGTGGCCTTGCTGAAGGTGGCATCTTCATATTTTATGAAGTCACTATAAGCGTCTTGCAGCCGATGAAAACGCTTCCTTCCACTGAGCGTATATCGCTGAAAGtctgaaaaaattcagaaataatgCAAACACCAACGTCAAATTTAAGACTTGAAACCTGAGGTGTGGGGGATAACATTGTCCTCTTAATCATCCAACCACGGATTGATTCGTAGCTCTAATTACCATGTAAAAATAGATGAAATCGTATGGTTTTTTTTTAACATGAAAGCGTATGGTTGATGCAGGGGCGCATGCATGTTTGTATGTTGAAGGCGTGCGTGAGTTATTGTACTCACGATGTGGTTGTTGTGTAGATAAGCATATGGTAGAGATACGTACGTGTCTGTTGTATAGTTTTCTTGGGCATCACAAGTCCAACAACCGGATCCTAACAATGCAATTGATCTCATGGCCTGGTTGACTTATATATACACCAAAATGAAAATACTTTGCGCATAAAATCGGATGCATATATTCTGTTTCGTTGTCATCGGCCGAATCATGATTTTAAACGGTATTTTCGCCGAACATACACAAGACAGATACCCACACAACCAAATATGTCAAAACGATTCGACGAAATAGGATTAGCGTAACCCTTAGGCGCCACGTCCCTCATGATCAGTGGTTGCTCGTCAGCATCAAGCGGCGGGATGCTCTGCTCATTCCTGAAGTAGTCGTCGGGGTCTATCTGACGCTTGGCCATGGCGAGCCTCCTGAAGTTATCCTTGTAGTACTTCTCGCCCCAGACCTTGCCGGCCTCGTAGCTGGTGACGTTGCCGACGACCACGTTCGTCCCGAGGTCAAGGTCCCTGTAGTTCACGTACGCCTCCCTCGGGTTCTTGCTCACGTGCGGCTCCATGAACGCGTACATGTCCCTGATCCACCTCTTCtgcgccgcgccgtcgccgccgccgccgccccagaaGTTCATGTACTGCACGTTATACAGCACGCCGGCGCGGTGTGAGAATGGTGTCGCGGACTCCGGCACGCCGGCGATGCTCCCGCCGTAGGGGTCCAGGATCATCAGCCCCGCGTCCGGCCTCGCGAGCCAGGTCGCGAAGATTTCCTCCCACACGTCGCTGGCGATCGCATGTCGGACGTAGTCGGACGTGGCCTTGCTGGAGGTGGTGTCCACGGGGTCGGTCCGGTTCAAGATGTCCTCCACGGTGGCGTCGCCGCCCAGGTAGACGTAGGGCACGGACTGGAGCCAGGTCATTTCCTTGCAGTGCTTATGATTCACGCCGAGCTCTGGGAAGCGGTGGCGCATCACCGGCAGGAGCGCGTCGCAGGTGCCTAGGTATAGGGCCTGGAATTTGGCCACCTGTCGTTGGACGAGCACCCTCACGAACAAGTCGTCAGGGAGAGCCGGCGCGACCTCCTGCCACTTGGTGAGGATGTCCACGGCGCCCTGCTCGACGGACTTGGGGATCGTGAACGCGGTGACCGCCGGCGGCACGGCCACGAGCTTCACCTGCCACGACAGCACGATCCCgaagctcccgccgccgccgccgccgcggatggCCCAAAAGACGTCCTGGCCCATGGCGTCCCTGTCCAGGACCCTCCCCTCGGCGTCAACAAGCGTGGCGTCCACGACGTGGTCGGCGGCCAGGCCATGCTTGCGCAGCAGcatgccgaagccgccgccgctgaGATGTCCGCCGACGCCCACCGTCGGGCACAGGCCCGCTGGGAACGCCAGCCGGTCACTCGCCTTCCCGATAGCATGATACAGCTCCCCGAGCGTCGCGCCGGAGTCCACCCACGCGGTGGATGGCGCTTCCTCCCGCGGGCTGCCAAGGCTGACGCGCACGGAGCGGAGGCCGGCGAGGTCAATCACGGCGAATGTCTCGAGGCGCGTAGACCTGAACGAGAGGCCCTCGTAGTCGTGCCCGCCGCTGCGCACACGGAGGCGGACGCCGTGCCGGCGGCCGCACACGACGGCGGCCTGGACGTGCGAGGCGTTCATCGCCGTAACAATGCAGATCGGCCGCACCGTCGCCTGCGTGAGGAACCTGCGGTTCCGAACGGAGGACGCCAGGACCGACGCGAACGACGGCGAGCTCCGGGTGAAGAGGAGCTGCTCGGGCACGGACGCCGTGAGGCACGCGAGGAAGCCATCGGAGGAAGCTTGGGAGCAGAAGAACAAGCGAGAGACCAAGAGCATTGCTAGCAGCGCCATGATACGGGACGGGGCCATCGAGCTCTGCATGCTTCGTGAACGAATGGCCAGTGATCGATCTTGGCTAGGTTTGGCGCATCGAGGTAGCACTGCTTTGCGTGTATATAGGCTGGGATGACGGCGAGTACTCTGTCTGAAGTCTGAACTCGAAAATCCTCTTCACTACGTAGCCTGCAAACAAACGAAAGGTCTTGCATGGTCAACTATGTGGACAGTGGTCCGCGTGGCAGGCAGGGATTGGCTCAACCTGACGAAGTGCATGCAACGCGTAGTTAAAGCGGGAGCCGTATTTGAATTGCTAAATTAATCCAATCCATAAACTAGCCCATCTCGTGGTTCCCGTGCGAACAGATGATATGATACCGCGATATGGTCAACCACACACACCTGGCCGCTGCAATCTTGCCCACCTCACGCCAGCCCTCGACGCATTGAGCGACTGCTGGGCCGCACCCGCACGCACGACGTGCTCTTCCCAAACTGGCACGCAAAGGATTTGACAGCCTAGTGCTGCTCACCCTCACCGTTTGGAAGATTTGGGTCGAGCGCAATGCCAAGTCCTTCCAGTGGCGGAGACAGGACCCAGgccggggggggagggggggggcctGGGCCTGGGGCGTGAAGTTTTGTTTCTTTGTTAATTGTAGTGATTTTGCACTGTTTAAACACTGTTTAACACTGTAGCGACGAAGCAGGCCCGGGGCGCAGTGTTAGTCTGGCTCCGCCCCTGAGTCCTTCAATGGCACCCCTGGCACGACTGCATGCGCCGGCATAGCCATGGAGGGAGACTTATGGATGCAAGCGATCTGGAGATAGTCGAATAATTGTACATGAGCTGGGTCCGGCCCTTGCGGCCACGGCCGTTGTACGGGTAGTCATGTCGGCGCGCGCAATTTCGCACCACTGTGTATTCTGTTTTTCCCCCTTCTAATATATCGACACGCAAGGCTTTAGCGTCTTGCATGACTGGTACGTGAACGGTGTGATCTCCTTATCCCTTGACCATATCACCAACTACATATCATAGTTGCACTTCTCTTGTTATAGTTAACCCAAAGATCATATGCACTTGTCCATAAGTGTGACTGAAAAAGGATCGCACCTACCTAACATATCGTATCAATTTGCATTCATGTGGTTTATTCTCCTccaaatttttttatcatttatacCACCaattgtgtcccactactcagttttgttattagaagttacaactacttaAAAATGCCATCGTTCTATGAGATCCTTacgaaaaaatgccattagatatttaaaaaatgccatcgttctattatgtgtttgctcagaaatgccatcaGACATCGTTATTGTCGGAtgaaacccgttgaccatgttatatgacaaaaatacccCTAGATCCACATGCCaactctctctatctcacaatgataattGTGGGGCCcacttgccaggagtaagcaagcgaataattttacaagaAGATAAGAACTCTGTTGGGATCAAGTGGAACCAACattttattgtagtgagatagagggagagttgacatgttggtccataggtatttatgtcacTATAACATGGCAAACGTCATTTGAGCTGACAATAATGGTGTctagtggcatttttgagcatgcgCCTACCGAAGCGATGacatttttgagcagttgaaatttctagtggcaaaactgagtactGAAACACAaatagtggcataaatgataaaccCCTTTTTTAAACATTCTCCTCTAATTGTGACTCACTTACATGCTTCACTGTTGATACGTAGGTTGACAACCCCAAATGCTTGTTTGACCTGTTTAGATTTGATGTTTCGATGGATTGTATATAAAGTTATGAACAATATGTTTTCTCCTCTCCATTCCCTTCCCCACAATTACCTTATTCCGATAGTGCAATTATTGTAATGTCATACATCTAGCCAGCTAGatggtcacacacacacacacacacacacacacattccgATAGTGCAATTATTGTAATGTCATACATCTAGCCAGCTAGatggtcacacacacacacacacacacacacacacacacacacacacacacacacacacacacacacacacacacgtatctTACTTTAACTTTCGCTCTACCTTTTTTTGGAACCAggctatcccccccccccccccccccaatttccaTTACTTCCATAATGAAAAAACAAAGCTCTAAACCAGTAACCAGAAGGACAAGAGGCAGGAAAGAGAACCGGCGAGCTCGGGGCAATATCTGGAAACCCACTACCTGTGCCTGGTATGTAGGCATGGACCATGCGGCAAAAATCGAGTATCACCCATACAACCCAccaaaggtgttggaaatatgacctagaggtaataataaagtggttattattatatttccttgttcatgataattgtctattattcatactataattgtattaaccgaaaatcgtaatacatgtgtgaatacatagatcgtaatatgttcctagtaagcctctagttaactagctcgttgatcaatagatggtaatggtttcttgaccatagacattggatgtcgttgataatgggatcacatcattacaagaatgatgtgatggacaagacccaatcctaagcgtagcacaaggtcgtgtagttcgtttgctaaaacttttctaatttcaagtatcatttccttagaccatgagattgtgcaactgccggataccgtaggaatgctttgggtgtaccaaacgtcacaacgtaactgggtggctataaaggtgcactatgggtatctgcgaaagtgtctgttgggttggcacgaatcgagactgtgatttttcactccgtatgacggagaggtatctctgggcccactcggtaagacatcatcgtaatgagctcaatgtgactaaggagttagccacgggatcattgaagaattgcctaccagagatggcaatacctagatctattcttgcttgttatgcctagctaggggcgttaaacgatagcgcttgttgggaggcaacccaattttatttttattccttgccttttgctcctgtttagtaataaataatttatctagcctctgttttggttgtgttttttgtgtttaattagtgtttgtgccaagtagatgaaggaaatatgccctagaggcaataataaagttattatttatttccttatatatcatgataaaagtttattattcatgctagaattgtattaaccggaaacataatacatgtgtgaatacatagacaaacagagtgtcactagtatgcctctactagactagcttgttaatcaaagatggttatgtttcctaaccatggacaaagagttgtcatttgattaacaggatcacatcattagatgaatgatctgattgacatgacccattccattagcttagcacccgatcgtttagtatgttgctattgctttcttcatgacttatacatgttcctatgactatgagattatgcaactcccgtttgccggaggaacactttgtgtgctaccaaacgtcacaacgtaactgggtgattataaaggagctctacaggtgtctccaaaggtacatgttgggttggcgtatttcgagattaggatttgtcactccgattgtcggagaggtatctctgggccctctcggtaatgcacatcacataagccttgcaagcattgcaactaatgagttagttgtgagatgatgtattacggaacgagtaaagagacttgccggtaacgagattgaactaggtattggataccgacgatcgaatctcgggcaagtaacataccgatgacaaagggaacaacgtatgttgttatgcggtctgaccgataaagatcttcgtagaatatgtaggagccaatatgagcatccaggttccgctattggttattgaccggagacgtgtctcggtcatgtctacattgttctcgaacccgtagggtccgcacgcttaaggtttcgatgacagttatattatgagtttatgagttttgatgtaccgaagttagttcggagtcccggatgtgatcacggacatgacgaggagtctcgaaatggtcgagacataaagattgatatattggacggctatattcggacaccggaagtgttccgggtgatttcggagaaaaccggagagccggagggttaccggaacccccccgggagaagcaatgggccatatgggccttagtggaaagagagaggggcagccaaaggtgggccgcgcgcctcctccccccttggtccgaattggactaggagaggggggcggcgcccccctttccctctccctccccacttctttccccctcctagtaggagtcctactcctactaggaggaggactcctccttggcgcgcctatagggccggccggcctcctccccttgctcctttatatacgggggcagggggcacccctagagacacaagttgatccacgtgatcatattcttagccatgtgcggtgcccccttccaccatagtcctcgataatattgtagcggtgcttaggcgaagccctgcgacggtagtgcatcaagatcttcaccacgccgtcgtgctgacggaactcttccccgacactttgctggatcggagtccggggatcgtcatcgagctaaacgtgtgctagaactcggaggtgccgtagtttcggtgcttgatcggtcgggccgtgaagacgtacgactacatcaaccaaacgcttccgttgtcgatctacaagggtacgtagatcacactctcccctctcgttgctatgcatcaccatgatcttgcgtgtgcgtaggaatttttttgaaattactacgaaccccaacagtggcatccgagcctaggttttatatgttgatgttatatgcacgagtagaacacaagtgagttgtgggcgatataagtcatactgcttaccagcatgtcatactttggttcggcggtattgttggacgaagcggcccggaccgacattacgcgtacgcttacgcgagaccggt
The window above is part of the Triticum aestivum cultivar Chinese Spring chromosome 2A, IWGSC CS RefSeq v2.1, whole genome shotgun sequence genome. Proteins encoded here:
- the LOC123184816 gene encoding berberine bridge enzyme-like Cyn d 4, yielding MQSSMAPSRIMALLAMLLVSRLFFCSQASSDGFLACLTASVPEQLLFTRSSPSFASVLASSVRNRRFLTQATVRPICIVTAMNASHVQAAVVCGRRHGVRLRVRSGGHDYEGLSFRSTRLETFAVIDLAGLRSVRVSLGSPREEAPSTAWVDSGATLGELYHAIGKASDRLAFPAGLCPTVGVGGHLSGGGFGMLLRKHGLAADHVVDATLVDAEGRVLDRDAMGQDVFWAIRGGGGGGSFGIVLSWQVKLVAVPPAVTAFTIPKSVEQGAVDILTKWQEVAPALPDDLFVRVLVQRQVAKFQALYLGTCDALLPVMRHRFPELGVNHKHCKEMTWLQSVPYVYLGGDATVEDILNRTDPVDTTSSKATSDYVRHAIASDVWEEIFATWLARPDAGLMILDPYGGSIAGVPESATPFSHRAGVLYNVQYMNFWGGGGGDGAAQKRWIRDMYAFMEPHVSKNPREAYVNYRDLDLGTNVVVGNVTSYEAGKVWGEKYYKDNFRRLAMAKRQIDPDDYFRNEQSIPPLDADEQPLIMRDVAPKGYANPISSNRFDIFGCVGICLVYVRRKYRLKS